Below is a genomic region from Oscillatoria sp. FACHB-1407.
AAAGCGCATCCCAAGAAACCCGTACTGCATCTGGGCAGTCACGGTGCAGCGGTGATTGAGCTACAAAAGCTGTTGTTGCGATGGCAATTGTTCTCAGACTATCCGGAGAGCACTTGCCAGGTTGATCGGGCAACCGTCTTGACGGGACACTTTGATGAAACGGTGAGGATGGCAGTGGAATCGTTTCAAGCCGCGATGTTTCTCGTGCCTAATGGGATTGTCGATCCGCTGACGTGGCAGGTGTTGTATGCAGGAATGCCGATTCACATGCCTGTGTTGCGCTTGGGCAGCAGTGGGGCAGCGGTGAAGGTATTGCAGCGATCGCTCCTGGACACGGGAGATGCACTCTACAGCACGTCTGTGGATGGTGTGTTTAGCTCAGCGACGGAGTGGGCAGTGCGCCACTTTCAACGGCGGGCCAGTTTGCCTGTGGATGGCGTGTTTGGGCTGACCAATTGGTGTACGTTGAGTCGTGCCCTGGCAGCATTAACGCAAGATCTGTTGCCCTCTATTCGCGGAATTGACCTGAGCGAGGTCTGGCAGGTGTTGTCTGAGCAAATCTGCAATCCATCGTTGGAACGTGCCATTCTCAAAGCGGTGGGAAAGCTGGATGGTTCTGCCCGCTATTACTACAACCGAGTTGATCTCAACCGGGATAGCCGCCTGGAAATTGTGGTGCATGTTGTTAGCCCTTGCCTGAAGGGAGTTGGGGGTTACCCAATTTTGGTGTTTCAACCCGATGATGCGGGTTATCAGTTGGTGTCTGATCTCGGTTTGGGTGTTGCGCCTGTCATTGTGACGGAGCAAATGACTGGCGGTTGGAGTGATCTGGTGATACTGTCCAGGAATGAAACAGGGTCAGATTACTGGTTTGCTCGGTTTGATGGCACTCGATATATCGGTGGCTCCTCCGGTGGTCAGTCGTTTACGGTTCCCAGGGGCGGTGCGATCGCTGGAACTGCCTTTATTGCCGATGCTTGCAACCCTTACTCTGGCATCCCATTTTCTACTTGAAACACCATGCAGAAAACAA
It encodes:
- a CDS encoding peptidoglycan-binding domain-containing protein encodes the protein MFFIHPEHRSLSFWGKAHPKKPVLHLGSHGAAVIELQKLLLRWQLFSDYPESTCQVDRATVLTGHFDETVRMAVESFQAAMFLVPNGIVDPLTWQVLYAGMPIHMPVLRLGSSGAAVKVLQRSLLDTGDALYSTSVDGVFSSATEWAVRHFQRRASLPVDGVFGLTNWCTLSRALAALTQDLLPSIRGIDLSEVWQVLSEQICNPSLERAILKAVGKLDGSARYYYNRVDLNRDSRLEIVVHVVSPCLKGVGGYPILVFQPDDAGYQLVSDLGLGVAPVIVTEQMTGGWSDLVILSRNETGSDYWFARFDGTRYIGGSSGGQSFTVPRGGAIAGTAFIADACNPYSGIPFST